One genomic region from Harpia harpyja isolate bHarHar1 chromosome 1, bHarHar1 primary haplotype, whole genome shotgun sequence encodes:
- the LOC128138742 gene encoding tubulin beta-1 chain: MREIVHIQAGQCGNQIGAKFWEVISDEHGIDPTGSYHGDSDLQLERINVYYNEAAGNKYVPRAILVDLEPGTMDSVRSGPFGQIFRPDNFVFGQSGAGNNWAKGHYTEGAELVDSVLDVVRKESESCDCLQGFQLTHSLGGGTGSGMGTLLISKIREEYPDRIMNTFSVMPSPKVSDTVVEPYNATLSVHQLVENTDETYCIDNEALYDICFRTLKLTTPTYGDLNHLVSATMSGVTTCLRFPGQLNADLRKLAVNMVPFPRLHFFMPGFAPLTSRGSQQYRALTVPELTQQMFDSKNMMAACDPRHGRYLTVAAIFRGRMSMKEVDEQMLNVQNKNSSYFVEWIPNNVKTAVCDIPPRGLKMSATFIGNSTAIQELFKRISEQFTAMFRRKAFLHWYTGEGMDEMEFTEAESNMNDLVSEYQQYQDATADEQGEFEEEGEEDEA; this comes from the exons ATGCGTGAGATCGTGCACATCCAGGCCGGGCAGTGCGGCAACCAGATCGGCGCCAAG TTCTGGGAGGTCATCAGTGATGAGCATGGCATTGATCCCACTGGCAGCTACCATGGGGACAGcgacctgcagctggagaggatCAACGTCTACTACAATGAAGCTGCTG GTAACAAGTATGTCCCCCGCGCCATCCTGGTGGACCTGGAGCCCGGCACGATGGACTCCGTGCGCTCCGGCCCCTTTGGACAGATCTTCCGGCCCGACAACTTTGTCTTTG GTCAGAGCGGGGCTGGCAACAACTGGGCCAAGGGGCACTACACGGAAGGTGCTGAGCTGGTGGACTCCGTCCTGGACGTGGTGAGGAAGGAGTCGGAGAGCTGCGACTGCCTCCAGGGCTTCCAGTTGACCCACTCGTTGGGCGGCGGCACGGGCTCTGGGATGGGCACCCTCCTCATCAGCAAGATCCGGGAGGAGTACCCCGACCGCATCATGAACACCTTCAGCGTCATGCCCTCCCCCAAGGTGTCGGACACGGTGGTGGAGCCCTACAATGCCACCCTCTCTGTGCACCAGCtggtggagaacacggacgagaCCTACTGCATTGACAACGAGGCCCTGTATGACATTTGCTTCCGCACCCTGAAGCTGACCACTCCCACGTACGGGGACCTCAACCACCTGGTGTCGGCCACCATGAGCGGCGTGACCACCTGCCTTCGCTTCCCCGGCCAGCTGAACGCCGACCTGCGCAAGCTGGCGGTCAACATGGTGCCTTTCCCCCGGCTGCACTTCTTCATGCCGGGCTTCGCCCCTCTCACCAGCCGCGGCAGCCAGCAGTACCGAGCCCTGACGGTGCCCGAGCTGACGCAGCAGATGTTCGACTCCAAGAACATGATGGCCGCCTGCGACCCCCGCCACGGTCGCTACCTGACGGTGGCCGCCATCTTCCGGGGCCGCATGTCCATGAAGGAGGTGGACGAGCAGATGCTCAACGTGCAGAACAAGAACAGCAGCTACTTTGTGGAGTGGATCCCCAACAACGTGAAGACGGCCGTCTGCGACATCCCCCCGCGCGGCCTCAAGATGTCCGCCACCTTCATCGGCAACAGCACGGCTATTCAGGAGCTCTTCAAGAGGATCTCGGAGCAGTTCACGGCCATGTTCCGGCGCAAGGCTTTCTTGCACTGGTACACCGGCGAGGGCATGGATGAAATGGAGTTCACGGAGGCCGAGAGCAACATGAATGACCTGGTCTCCGAATACCAGCAATACCAGGATGCCACTGCTGATGAGCAGGGGGAatttgaagaggaaggagaggaggatgAGGCTTAA
- the BPHL gene encoding valacyclovir hydrolase, with product MARRIAGRALRALLLLQPPAGAAPFTPRGPAASYGTSVTSAKIQVNGVHLHYQQTGEGSHAVLLLPGMLGSGQTDFGPQLKSMNKQLFTIVAWDPRGYGQSIPPSRDFPPDFFERDAKDAVDLMQALKFKKFSLLGWSDGGITALIAAAKYPTLIHKLVVWGANASVTQEDVRIYNGIRDVSKWSEKVKKPLEEMYGHDYFAKTCEAWVDGICRFAEKSDGNICQQLLPDIKCPTFIIHGEKDPLVPQAHAEYIHKHIKGSQLLLMPEGKHNLHLRFAEDFNRQVEDFLH from the exons ATGGCTCGGCGGATCGCGGGCCGGGCTCTccgggcgctgctgctgctgcagccacccgCCGGGGCCGCGCCGTTCACCCCCCGGGGACCGGCCGCTTCCTACGG TACTTCAGTAACATCTGCCAAAATCCAAGTGAATGGAGTCCACCTGCATTATCAACAGACAGGAGAAGGAAGCCATGCAGTTCTTCTGCTTCCTGGAATGCTAG GGAGTGGTCAAACTGATTTTGGACCACAGCTTAAGTCTATGAATAAGCAACTTTTCACAATTGTTGCTTGGGATCCTCGGGGATATGGACAGTCCATTCCTCCATCTCGAGACTTTCCTCCGGATTTCTTTGAGAGGGATGCAAAAGATGCTGTGGATCTTATGCAG GCACTGAAATTTAAGAAGTTCTCTTTGCTGGGGTGGAGTGATGGTGGAATTACAGCACTCATCGCAGCCGCAAAATATCCAACTCTTATCCACAAGTTGGTTGTCTGGGGAGCAAACGCCAGTGTTACTCAGGAGGATGTGAGAATTTATAATG GCATCCGAGATGTCTCAAAATGGAGTGAAAAGGTCAAGAAACCACTGGAAGAGATGTATGGACATGACTACTTTGCAAAAACCTGTGAGGCTTGGGTAGATGGAATATGTCGCTTTGCTGAAAAATCAGATG GTAATATCTGCCAACAGTTGCTGCCAGATATTAAATGTCCCACATTTATAATTCATGGTGAGAAAGACCCTTTGGTTCCACAAGCTCACGCAGAATACATTCATAAGCACATCAAAGGCTCTCA gTTGCTTCTAATGCCAGAAGGGAAGCATAATCTACACCTGCGTTTTGCAGAGGACTTCAACAGACAAGTGGAAGATTTCCTACACTGA